The DNA window GCTCGTGCTCTCCCCGGAAGGGGACCTGGACGTGGCGAACGCCGCGGTGCTGCGGCAGGTCCTTCAGCAGATGGTCGACCGGCGTGACTGCGCGCGGCTCGACGTCGACATGAGCGCGGTCACGTTCCTGGACTCGTCGGCGCTGGGCGTGCTGGTCGCCGCCCGCCGCGCCGCCGACGCGAAGGGCATCACGCTGCGCGTCCGCGAGCCCGGCCCGATGGTCCGGATGGTGCTCGAGGTCACCAACCTGTACGAGTCGCTGGTCACCGGCTGAGCGCTCGGTCACCTTTTGATCAACAGGTGGCGCGGCCGGGTACAGCCGCGTCATGGGTTCACGGGGTAACAGTTTCCGGGCGCTGAGGTCCGTACCGTTCCGGTGGTATTTCGCCGGGCAGGTGGCCTCCGCCAGCGGCACCTTCCTGCAGCAGACCGCGGTGGGATGGCTGGTTCTGCAATTGACCGGTTCGGCGTCCGCGCTCGGCCTGGTCCTGGCGGTCGGCGGTCTGCCGCCGCTGCTGTTCGGGCCGTGGGGCGGCAACATCGCCGACCGGTTCGACCTGCGCCGCCTGCTGATCGTCACACAGGCGCTCAACGGCCTGCTCGCGGCAGTGCTCTGGGTGCTCGCCACCTCGGGGCACGCCGAGGTTCCGCTGGTCGTCGCGGTGAGCGTGCTGGGCGGCGTCGTCGGGATCGTCGACTCGCCGGCCCGGCAGGCGTTCGTGGGTTCGCTGGTGCCGCCGGAGGACCTGTCCAGCGCGGTCAGCCTCAACGGCGTCGTGATGAACACCGCCCGGGTGGTCGGCCCGGCCCTGGCCGGCGTGCTGATCGTGGCGGTCGGCGTGATCCCGTGCTTCCTGGTGAACGCGATCTCCTACCTCGCGGTGATCGCGGCGCTGCTGGTGATCAAGCCGCTCGGCGTGGCGCGGCGCACCGCGAAGGCCGGGGGAGTGGCCGACGCCATCCGGTACGCCCGGGGCCGTGAACAGGTGCTCGTACCCCTCGCCATGATGTCGTTGATCGGCCTGCTCGCGTTCAACTTCTCGGTGGTGCTGCCGGTGCTCGCCAAGCAGACGTTCCACGGCGACGGCGGCACCTACGGCCTGCTCTCCACGGTCCTCAGCGTCGGCTCGATCGCCGGCTCGCTCGGAATCGGGCTGATCAAGCATCCGCGCCGGGTCTACCTGGTCCGTACCGCGTTCGTCTTCGGCCTCGCGATGGCCGCGGTCGCGCTGTCGCCGGGCGTCCTCACCGCCTCGATCGCGCTGCTGGTCACCGGGGCGGCGGCGTTCGCGTTCACCACCCTGGCGTCCACCACGATCCAGTTGCACACCGCGCCGGAGTACCGCGGCCGGGTCATGGCGCTCTGGGTCTTCGTGTACATCGGCACCACCCCGATCGGCAGCGTCCTGACCGGCTGGATCAGCGGCTGGGGCGGCCCGAGG is part of the Actinoplanes missouriensis 431 genome and encodes:
- a CDS encoding STAS domain-containing protein; the encoded protein is MDWTIAREDDTLVLSPEGDLDVANAAVLRQVLQQMVDRRDCARLDVDMSAVTFLDSSALGVLVAARRAADAKGITLRVREPGPMVRMVLEVTNLYESLVTG
- a CDS encoding MFS transporter, which produces MGSRGNSFRALRSVPFRWYFAGQVASASGTFLQQTAVGWLVLQLTGSASALGLVLAVGGLPPLLFGPWGGNIADRFDLRRLLIVTQALNGLLAAVLWVLATSGHAEVPLVVAVSVLGGVVGIVDSPARQAFVGSLVPPEDLSSAVSLNGVVMNTARVVGPALAGVLIVAVGVIPCFLVNAISYLAVIAALLVIKPLGVARRTAKAGGVADAIRYARGREQVLVPLAMMSLIGLLAFNFSVVLPVLAKQTFHGDGGTYGLLSTVLSVGSIAGSLGIGLIKHPRRVYLVRTAFVFGLAMAAVALSPGVLTASIALLVTGAAAFAFTTLASTTIQLHTAPEYRGRVMALWVFVYIGTTPIGSVLTGWISGWGGPRAALLAGAAACLVAALAAFRVKTPPHPDTALHDVPTLAPAR